The following coding sequences lie in one Fibrobacter sp. UWT2 genomic window:
- a CDS encoding PQQ-binding-like beta-propeller repeat protein gives MWFFGVFANAEKMESSIQEALYLFEMKGETSEAIKMLENAAMQGDEDDKEQAYFYLGKIQELSDNKTSANFYYEQSLARTNEVAKAYWLSERESATSSKPEALLRAPIQLKNSIQRTFGKNPTYLLLNDGTICKIKDDRIENIATAPENKQIFNIDRQGIWYQPVDQDSLVFKAFYTSTSTKSFPITNITHFLIDGNKAVVQTEKQLFILNNKRIVAQVEDKYSGCVPEGFFAPTNEFILNCTDNALHFISSEDGMTKKSIAQFDVIKKVLIDKNMLYLVSGNYLYAYYPKQRVAPVWKISASNIESIFPFERELALFEASGRISLIDKKSGLTRKTIRSDASSIYPLAKGTLGLFSAEGAITAVDTLLNPLWHFNFAKPVEQSPIFTNGNLYLYFGDRKLVSLSPHYYGKKVLLSEILARQAADITEHEEWEDLPPVLDSLFKLEPGNAEGWFFKALYLEQNKGNERDKQKAWSEAVRLSSSNPQATQLILNRYGKAIGAKFVTLLPISPKTRYPQFFSSKKYLYTIDPAADRLLCINAESGELRWAKYIGALDNSPVIENDENTLVIATGYNIAIYDLNKDGAPVTLQLPGKAFKMNITENAIYISTWNGFLLKILKPDNKLAWSRKIFSVPFLHSKSDKVIYACNLEGEMVSLDDEAGQTQENSTRKIPGQVSHLLSTDSITAVASGNKLYLFNQKKKDAPLQILMENAISSLQVIQDHNERKFLVGLSDQSILLYTEAGAPLWKYTGKNAIFPKPFVKDGFAWIDQGNEVIGISIKTGKKEQKFSTPGGASTPFILNHTLFSASPKRLLYGFSL, from the coding sequence GTGTGGTTTTTCGGCGTATTCGCCAATGCCGAAAAAATGGAATCGAGTATTCAAGAAGCTCTTTACCTGTTCGAAATGAAGGGCGAAACTTCCGAAGCCATCAAGATGCTTGAAAACGCCGCAATGCAAGGCGACGAAGACGACAAGGAGCAAGCCTATTTTTACCTAGGCAAAATCCAGGAACTTTCGGACAACAAGACTTCGGCAAATTTCTACTACGAACAGAGCCTGGCAAGGACAAACGAAGTCGCTAAGGCCTACTGGCTGTCAGAACGAGAAAGCGCCACAAGCAGCAAGCCCGAAGCCTTGTTGCGCGCCCCCATTCAATTAAAGAATTCCATTCAGAGGACTTTTGGAAAGAACCCCACCTACCTGCTTTTAAACGACGGCACCATTTGCAAAATCAAGGATGACCGAATCGAGAATATCGCAACGGCTCCCGAGAACAAGCAAATCTTCAACATTGACCGTCAAGGCATCTGGTATCAGCCTGTCGACCAGGACAGTCTTGTATTCAAGGCTTTCTACACAAGCACATCTACCAAAAGTTTCCCCATTACCAACATCACCCACTTTTTGATTGACGGAAACAAGGCCGTCGTTCAAACGGAAAAGCAACTTTTCATTCTGAACAACAAGCGCATCGTGGCGCAGGTCGAAGACAAGTACAGCGGCTGCGTCCCCGAAGGATTCTTCGCGCCCACTAACGAATTCATTCTGAACTGCACCGATAACGCCCTTCACTTCATTTCGTCCGAAGACGGAATGACCAAGAAATCTATCGCCCAGTTCGACGTCATCAAGAAAGTCCTGATTGACAAGAATATGCTTTACCTGGTATCGGGCAATTACCTTTACGCCTACTATCCCAAGCAGAGAGTTGCGCCCGTATGGAAAATTTCAGCCAGCAATATCGAAAGCATTTTCCCGTTTGAAAGGGAACTCGCCTTGTTTGAAGCCTCCGGAAGAATTTCCCTCATCGACAAAAAGAGCGGTCTCACCCGCAAAACGATTCGAAGCGACGCCTCCTCCATTTATCCCCTTGCCAAGGGAACCTTGGGGCTGTTTTCTGCCGAAGGCGCCATTACTGCCGTGGACACGCTCTTGAATCCGCTGTGGCATTTTAACTTTGCAAAGCCGGTGGAACAGTCCCCCATTTTCACCAACGGAAATCTCTACTTGTATTTCGGCGATCGAAAGTTGGTATCGCTCTCGCCGCACTACTATGGTAAAAAGGTTCTGCTTTCCGAAATTCTTGCCAGACAGGCAGCCGATATCACCGAGCACGAAGAATGGGAAGACTTGCCGCCGGTTCTTGATTCCCTGTTCAAGCTGGAACCCGGAAACGCCGAAGGTTGGTTCTTCAAGGCCCTTTATCTGGAGCAGAATAAAGGCAACGAACGCGATAAACAGAAGGCGTGGTCCGAAGCCGTTCGACTTTCGAGTAGCAACCCGCAAGCGACCCAGCTGATTTTAAACCGTTACGGCAAAGCCATCGGCGCCAAGTTCGTCACCTTGCTTCCGATTTCGCCGAAGACTCGTTACCCTCAATTCTTTAGCAGCAAGAAATACCTGTACACCATCGATCCCGCCGCAGATAGGCTTCTCTGCATTAACGCCGAGTCAGGGGAACTTCGCTGGGCCAAGTACATTGGCGCCTTAGACAACAGCCCCGTTATCGAAAACGACGAAAACACCCTGGTTATCGCGACTGGCTATAACATCGCCATTTACGACCTGAACAAGGACGGCGCCCCCGTTACGTTGCAACTTCCCGGCAAGGCTTTCAAAATGAACATTACCGAGAATGCCATCTACATTTCCACCTGGAACGGATTCCTGCTCAAGATTCTAAAGCCGGACAATAAGCTCGCCTGGTCCAGAAAGATTTTCTCTGTACCCTTCTTGCATTCCAAATCGGACAAGGTCATTTACGCCTGCAATTTGGAAGGAGAAATGGTTTCCCTTGACGATGAAGCCGGACAGACTCAGGAAAATTCCACCCGCAAGATACCGGGACAGGTTTCACACTTGCTGAGTACAGATTCCATTACCGCCGTCGCTAGCGGAAACAAGCTTTACCTTTTCAACCAGAAAAAGAAAGACGCTCCGCTCCAAATCCTGATGGAAAACGCGATTTCTTCATTGCAAGTCATCCAGGACCATAACGAAAGAAAATTCCTCGTGGGTCTTTCGGACCAATCCATTCTGCTTTACACCGAAGCGGGCGCACCCCTGTGGAAATACACCGGCAAGAACGCCATTTTCCCGAAACCTTTCGTAAAAGACGGCTTTGCCTGGATAGACCAAGGAAACGAAGTCATCGGAATTTCCATCAAGACCGGCAAAAAAGAACAAAAATTCAGCACTCCGGGCGGTGCCAGCACGCCGTTTATCCTGAATCATACGTTATTCAGCGCTTCTCCGAAACGTCTTTTGTACGGATTTTCATTATAA
- a CDS encoding response regulator transcription factor — protein sequence MNFKILIVEDEEIIRLGLQDNFEMEGYTVETACDGEEAIAKADSYQPHLVLLDLMIPKKSGFEVCRYIRNKHPETYIIMLTAKTEETSKVAGLEMGADDYVTKPFSILELLARVKAFRRRIEPQAGNNNVAVPDVLEFANISINVKKFEATKGGVPLDLTTREYLIMKFFWAHRGEVILRETLLKEIWGYTDENMPSTRTVDNHIANLRRKIEDDLDNPKFIISVRGAGYKFDA from the coding sequence ATGAACTTCAAAATACTCATCGTCGAAGACGAAGAAATCATTCGCTTGGGTCTCCAGGACAATTTTGAAATGGAGGGTTACACCGTAGAAACTGCCTGCGATGGAGAAGAGGCTATTGCAAAAGCGGATTCCTACCAGCCCCATTTGGTGCTTTTGGACTTGATGATTCCCAAGAAAAGCGGTTTTGAAGTTTGCCGTTACATTCGCAACAAGCATCCCGAAACCTATATCATCATGCTCACTGCCAAGACAGAAGAAACGAGCAAGGTGGCCGGGCTTGAAATGGGTGCAGACGATTACGTGACGAAGCCGTTCTCGATTCTTGAATTGCTCGCCCGCGTCAAGGCATTCCGCCGCCGCATCGAGCCGCAAGCAGGCAATAACAACGTGGCCGTGCCAGACGTCCTTGAATTTGCAAACATCAGCATCAACGTGAAGAAATTCGAAGCCACCAAGGGCGGCGTGCCTCTGGACTTGACCACCCGCGAATACCTGATTATGAAATTCTTCTGGGCTCACCGCGGCGAAGTCATTTTGCGAGAAACATTGCTTAAGGAAATCTGGGGCTACACCGACGAAAACATGCCCTCGACCAGAACGGTAGACAACCACATTGCCAACCTTCGCCGTAAAATCGAAGACGACTTGGACAACCCGAAGTTCATTATTTCCGTGAGAGGCGCAGGCTACAAGTTTGACGCATAG